The Achromobacter deleyi region GCGCATGTGAACCTGATCGAGACCCTGTCCGAGCAGGTCGCCGCGCGCCTGCTGGCGGACTTCCAGGAAATCCGCTCGTTGCGCCTGCGCATCAGCAAGCCCATGGCCTTCTCCGACTGTGCGGCGGTAGGCGTGGAAATCCAGATCACCCGCTGACCATGAACGATATCGCTCCCCCTGGCGTGCAATGGCGCACGCCCGCCGACGAAAAGGCGCGCCACGAAGCCAACAAGCTCACCAAGCGCCTGGCGCGCGAGACCACCCGCGCCCTGTCCGACTACAACATGATCGAAGAAGGCGACCGCGTGATGGTCTGCCTGTCGGGCGGCAAGGATTCGTATGCAATGCTGGACATCCTGCTCCAGCTGCAAAAGCGCGCGCCGTTCCGGTTCGAGCTGATCGCGGTCAACCTGGACCAGAAGCAGCCCGGCTTTCCCGACCACATCCTGCCGCAGTATCTGAAAGAGCTGGGCGTGCCCTTCCACATCGAGACGCAGGACACGTACTCCATCGTCACGCGCGTGCTGGAAGAGGGCAAGACCATGTGCTCGCTCTGTTCGCGCCTGCGCCGCGGCATCCTGTACCGCGTCGCGTCCGAGCTGGGCGCCACCAAGATCGCGTTGGGCCATCACCGCGACGACATCCTGGGCACGTTCTTCCTGAACCTGTTCTACGGCGGCAAGGCCAAGGGCATGCCGCCCAAGCTGGTGTCCGACGACGGCCGCCACACGGTGATCCGCCCGCTGGCCTACATCGCCGAAACCGACCTGATCGCCTATGCGGAACTGAAGCAGTTCCCCATCATTCCCTGCAATCTCTGCGGCTCGCAAGAGAACCTGAAGCGCAAGGAAGTAGGCCGCATGATCAAGGAATGGGACAAGCAGCACCCGGGCCGTTCGTGGAACGTGTTCAATGCGCTGTCGCGCGTGGTGCCGTCGCACCTGATGGACCGGGACCTGTTCGACTTCGTCGGCCTCAAGCCCACCGGCGTGCCGGACGTCAACGGCGACACGGCGTTTGACGCGGTCGATCCCGACG contains the following coding sequences:
- the ttcA gene encoding tRNA 2-thiocytidine(32) synthetase TtcA; its protein translation is MNDIAPPGVQWRTPADEKARHEANKLTKRLARETTRALSDYNMIEEGDRVMVCLSGGKDSYAMLDILLQLQKRAPFRFELIAVNLDQKQPGFPDHILPQYLKELGVPFHIETQDTYSIVTRVLEEGKTMCSLCSRLRRGILYRVASELGATKIALGHHRDDILGTFFLNLFYGGKAKGMPPKLVSDDGRHTVIRPLAYIAETDLIAYAELKQFPIIPCNLCGSQENLKRKEVGRMIKEWDKQHPGRSWNVFNALSRVVPSHLMDRDLFDFVGLKPTGVPDVNGDTAFDAVDPDEDAGEACGDTPEALEPGAIIEKKVMFSRG